TTCCTCCTGACCACCCCCCGGCCAGGGGGTTGAGCGCCGCAAGCGTCGCGCCGCACACCGCCACACCACCTCCCGCCGACCCGGCGCCCGCGGCGGTCACGTGGGGGCAGTGGTGGCGGTCCTGCGCACGTGGGGTCACTGGGACGAGCGTTCCTCGGCCAGGTGGAGGCCCGCTTCGATGACGGCGTTCATGATGGGCGCGAGCCGCTCCTCCCCCAGCGACGGCGCGCGCAGCGCCATCCGGGCCACGAGCGCGCGCTCCCGCGCGAGGTCGCGCCCTTCGAACCCGCCCACCGGCTTGATCCGCTGCACGATGCCCGCCAGCGCCGCCCGCCGCTCGAGCAGCGTGGCCAGGGCGGCGTCCACCCGGTCGATCGCCTGCCGGCACTCCGGCAGCGTGGTGGGCGACTCCGGCCGCACCAGGGCCCCGACGACCGTCACAGCCTCCTCGGCCACCTTGGGCGCCGGCGACCCGGCTGCCGGCGCGTCGAGAACGAGGCCGTCGGCGCCCGCCGCCACCGCCGCGGCCGACAGCTCCACGTCACGGGAGACGTCGGCGAGCACGGGACGCCCCGAGGCGGCGCGGGCGGCGCGCATCAGCCCCAGGTCCAGCCGGCCGGCCTCGCACAGGAGCACCCGCCCGTCCCCCGCCTGCGCGCAGTAGTCGGCCAGCTCCAGCCACTCCGCCATGGAGGCGGACGCCCGCCGCTCCACCACCACCGGCAGCCCCAGCCCGGCAGCCGCGCGTACCAGTGGGATGTCGCGCGTCCACGACGAGCCCACCACCACCGCGTCCGCCTTGGAGGCGATCGCCGGCAGGTCGGCGGCCGAGTACGGCTCAACGAGCGTGGCGCGCTCTCCCAGCACCTCGTACGCGTCCACCTGCCCGTGGTGCGCCCGCAGGTTGACCCGGCCGCCGATCACCACGGCGGGTCCCTCGCCCACGAGCAGGTCGCCCACCGCCACAGAGTGCCGTTCCAAGGTCGATGACATCCTCGACTCCCCAAACTCGGGCCGGCCCCCAGCAGCCGGCGAGAAAACCAAAAAGGCAGAGACGGGCGTCTCTGCCTCGTGCCGGCTCCAGGTGGTCGCTAGCTGACGACCGGCTCTCCCAGAGCCGGCTCGGTAAACGCGTAGCGACAAGTCATGTCTGAAACACTACACCCATGTCTCCACCAGCTGTGTGGCACCAGTCACATAACGGAGTGACCTTCAGGCGAGTCGCCGTTGATCCGTCGCTATGGGAGTATTTCTTGGCCTAGAGGAGGGTACGAGGCCGTTGATGTCGGATCGCAAGCAGGACGGACGCCGCATCGCCGGCCGCTACCAGCTGCAGGAACCCATCGGCAGGGGCGGAATGGGCATCGTCTGGCGAGCCTACGACGAGCTCCTCGACCGCACCGTCGCGGTCAAGGAGGTCAGGTACGCCGCCGCCCTGGGCGAGGAGGTGCAGCTGCTGAACCGGCGCACAATGCGCGAGGCGAGGGCGGCGGCGAGGTTCGAGCATCCCAACGTGATCGTCGTGCACGACGTGATCGAGGAGGACGATCGGCCCTGGATCGTCATGCAGCTCGTCCAGTCGCGCTCACTGGGCGCCGTAATCAAGCAGGACGGGCCGCTGGAGCCGAAACGGGTGGCCGAGATCGGCCTGGCCGTGCTGGACGCGCTGCACCGCGCCCACGAGGCGGGCGTCATGCACCGCGACGTCAAACCCGAGAACGTGCTGCTGGCCGACGACGGCCGCGTCGTGCTCACCGACTTCGGCATCGCCACCCTGGAGACCGAGACACAGCTCACCGTGACGGGCCTGGCCGGCACGCCGGCGTTCATCGCGCCCGAGCGGCTCAAAGGGCTGCCCGCCCGGCGCGAGTCGGACCTGTGGTCGTTAGGAGCCACGCTGTACACGGCGGTGGAGGGCCGCTCCCCCCACGAGCGGGGGATGGCCCTGGCGACCATGCACGCCGTGCTGACCGACGAGCCCGACCCCATGCCGCACGCGGGCCCGCTCACCGACGTGATCAGCGGGCTGCTGCGCAAGGAGCCGGTGCAGCGGCTCACCTATGAGGAGGCGCAGCGGATGCTGCGTCAGGTCATCGCGCAGGCGAGCCCGCCGCCGACCATGCAGTTCCCGGCTGCCAACCAGACGGTGCGCGTGCCCACCCCGTTCCGCACGCCGGCCGCACCGTCGGCGCCGGCCACACCCCCGCCATCGTCGTCACCGCCGTCGCCATCGCCGTCGCAACCGTCACCGTCGCCGTCGCCGTCGCCGAGCAAGGAGTCCTCCCCCGACAGGGGACGCCCGTACGGCAAGCCGCGCACCTACGGCAGGCCGCGGACGTACGGCAAGCCGCGCCCGGTGCCCGTCGAGGACGACACCCCGACCGACCCGCACGCGAAGCCGTCGCCGCCCCTGTCGCCGGCCGTGCCCGAGACCGGCGCGCGGATCACCGCCGCGCCCACCGAGGACCCGGCGCCCGTCGCCGAGTCCACGATGAACGCGGCGAAGCCGGACGGGTTGCGGGCCGGGCCGGTCGTCACGGCGGGCCTGGCGGTCCTGCTGGTCGCCGGGATCGGCGGCTACCTCGGCCTGCGCTCGGCCCCGGAGGACCGTACGGCGGGGAAGGACAAGTCCCAGGCCACGCTCGCCACGGCGACTCCTTCCGCGGCCACGCCCAGCGCGTCCCAGCCGAGCGCCTCCCAGCCGCCGTCGCCCTCGGCCACGCCTACGGTCTCCCCCACCCAGAGCCCGACTGCCGAGAAGAAGCCGGAGGACGCACTGCCCAAGGGCTGGAAGATGTACACGGACGACAAGCTCGGCTTCTCGGTCGGCCTGCCCAAGGGCTGGGACGTGCTGACCCGCGGCGGCAAGCAGGTCAGGTTCAGGGGCCCGGGCGCGGCCTCCAACGCGTACCTCCTGATCGAGGACGGGGGCAAGTCCGACAAGGACCCGTACAAGGACTGGAAGAAGCAGGAGCCGTCGCTCAAGTACAACTTCGGCGGCTACAAGAAGCTCGGCATCCACAAGGTCGACTACCAGAAGGCCGCCGCCGACTGGGACTTCACCTGGAAGACCAACACGGGCCTGACCCGGGTGCGCAACCGGGGCTTCATCACCGACAACGGAAGGGCGTACGCGATCTACTGGCACACGCTGAAGAGCCACTGGAAGAAGGACTACGACTTCTTCGAGGGCTTCTGCGCCACCTTCAAACCGGCGAAGTAGGCTGCACTGCGTGGAACGGCAGGTCGGCAACCGCTATCGCCTCATCGAACCGCTCGGCGAGGGCGGGATGGGCGTGGTCTGGCGTGCCTATGACGAGCTGCTCGACCGCACGGTGGCGGTCAAGGAGGTCCGCTACACGGGCGTCGGCGACGCCAAGCGGGCCGAGCTCAACCAGAGGACCATCAGGGAGGCCAGGGCCGCGGGCCGGCTCGACCACCCGTCGGTGATCGTCATCCACGACGTCGTCGAGGAGGACGGCCGCCCGTGGATCGTGATGCAGCTCGTGCGCTCGCGCTCGCTGGCCGAGGTGCTGCGCGAGCAGGGACCGCTCACGGTGGGGCAGGCCGCGGTGATCGGCGGGCGGGTGCTGGACGCCCTGCGGGCCGCGCACGCCACCGGCGTGCTGCACCGCGACGTGAAGCCGGAGAACGTGCTGCTGGCCGACGACGGCCGGGTGGTCCTGACCGATTTCGGCATCGCCTCGCTGGAGGCCGAGGCAGGGCTGACGGCGACCGGCGGGCTGGTGGGCACGCCCGCGTACATGCCTCCCGAGCGGCTGAACGGCGAGCCCGCCCGGCCGGAGTCGGACCTGTGGTCGCTGGGCGCGACGCTGTACGCGGCCGTCGAGGGCGAGCCGCCGTTCAAGCGCGACTCGTGGGCCGCGACGGTGGCGGCGGTGCTGCGCGACGAGCCCAGGCCGCCGGCGCGGGCGGGCGCGCTGGAGCCGGTCATCATGGGGTTGCTGCACAGGAGCCCGGCCGGGCGGATGTCCGCCGACGAGGCCGCGAGGCTGCTGTACGAGGCCGCTGCCGCCCGTCCCGTGCCCGGCGGTCCCCAAGCCCGCAGCCACGCGGGCGGCGGTGGCACGCCCGCCTGGCAGACGACGGCCGACAGCGCGCCGCACCCCACGCTCTCCGCACGCGCCAGGCGTGGCAAGGCGCTGTGGATCGGCGTGCCCGCCGCCGTGGCCGCCGTGGCGGTGCTGGGGACGGGCGGCGTGCTGCTCTCCGACCACTGGAGGGGCGGCGCCCCTGCGACGACCAGCCCGGCGCCCACCGCGAAACCCACTGAGCGTCCTACCGTCACACCCCCGGTGAAGACCGCTGACCCGACGCCCACGGTGGGAGCGGTGCCCGCGGGCTGGCAGGCCTACACCAGCGCGGCGGGCCACTTCTCGATCGCCATGCCCGAGCAGTGGCGGGCGACGAAGCACCCCACGCGGGACAGCATCAGTTTCAAAGGCCCCGGCACCTCCGGGGCGCTGATCGTCGAGTGGACGGTTCCCGAGTTCGCCTGGAAAGATCCGGCGCGGCAGTGGATGGCGCTGGAGAAGGAGATCCGGGCCAGGGGCGAGTTCGCGGGGTACAGCCGCATCGGCATCGTCCGCACCAGATATCTCGGCCTGCAGGCCGCCGACTGGGAGTTCACCCGGGTACGCGACGGCGTGCTGATCCACGTGATCAACCGCGGCTTCCGCACCGCCGACGGCCGCCCGTACGCCCTCTACTGGGAGGCTCCCGCCTCCCGCTGGGCCACCGACAGGCGCTACTTCGATACGTTCGCGAAGACGTTCAGGCCCGAATGAAAGAGCCGCAGTGAAGGAGCCGCGGTGAAGGAGCAGGCGCACTTCTGGCGGCATCCGGCGGTGCCGGGCACCGACCTGCTCAAGGCCAGCTACGTCACCCACCGCTTCACCCGGCACGTCCACGACGGGTACGCCATCGGCGTGATCGTCAGGGGCGTCGAGGAGTTCGACTACCGCGGCACCCTGCTGCGTGCGGGGGCGGGCGAGGTGGTGCTGGTCAACCCCGACTCCTCGCACACCGGCCAGGCGGGCACGCCGGACGGCTGGTCGTACCGCATGCTCTACCCGTCGATCGACACGCTGGCGGGGATCGCCGCCGAGCTGGGCGCGGCGTACGCGACGCCGCACTTCCCCGAGCAGGTGGTCCGCGACGACGAGGTGGCGGCGCTGCTGGCCCGGGCCCACCGGGCGGCCGAGCGCGGCGACGCGCTGGCCACCTCGACGCTGAGCCGCACGCTGTTCGCCCGGCTGGTCACCCGCCACGCGACTCCCCGCCCTGCCGCGGTCCTGCCCGCCGCGGGCGCGCGGGCCGTGCGTGAGGCGCTCGACCTGCTGCACGAGAGCCTCGTCGACCCGCCGACGCTGGACGACCTGGCCGGCGCGGTGGGCGCGCGGCCGTTCGCGCTGCTGCGGGCGTTCAAGGCCGTGACGGGCCTGCCGCCGCACGCCTACCTCACCTCGCTCCGGGTACGCCAGGCCCGCCGCCTCCTGCAGTCCGGGGTGCGTCCCGCGCAGGTGGCCGCCGAAGTGGGCTTCACCGATCAGGCCCACCTCAACCGGCATTTCAAGCGCATCGTGGGCGTGCCGCCCGCCGCGTATCAGCGTGCCGCCGCAGGAACGTACAAGACCGGAGATCTGTCCGCCTCCTAGCCTTTTCGGATGGAACAGACAACACACCGTTCCGGCGCCGTGCGGGACGGTCTCGGCGTCGGCGTGGCCGTGGGGCTGTCGGGTGTCGCCTTCGGCGCCGCGGCGATCACCGCGGGCCTCAGCGTGCCGCAGGCATGCGTGCTGAGCCTGCTGACGTTCACCGGCGCGTCCCAGTTCGCGCTCACCGGAGCGGTGGGCGCCGGCGGCGACCTGGTGGCCGCCACCCTCGGCGCCCTGCTGCTGGGCGGCCGCAACACGCTCTACGGCCTGCGCCTGGCCGACCTGCTGCGGGTACGCGGGCCACGCCGGCTGCTGGCCGCGCACGGGGTGATCGACGAGACGACGGCCGTCACGCTGGCCCAGCCGACCGAGGAGGCGGCGCGCACCGGTTTCACGACCACGTTCGCCAGCCTCTACGTCACCTGGAACCTGACCACGCTGGCGGGCGCGTACGGCGCCTCGTCCCTGGGCGACCCCGGCACGCTGGGGCTGGACGTGGTGGGCCCGGCCGCGTTCCTGGCCATCCTCTGGCCCCGCCTGGCCTCCAGCGCGCAACTGCGCTGGCTGGCCGCGGCCGGGGCGGCGATCGCGCTGTGCGCCACCCCGTTCCTGCCGCCGGGCCTGCCTGTGCTGCTCTCCGCCCTGCCGGTGGTCGCCGCGGTCCTGGTGGTGATGGCGCGATGACGCTGTGGTGGGCCATCGCCGCGCTCTGCGCGGGCTGCTACGCGCTCAAGCTGGCCGGGCTGGCGGCGCCGCGCCGGATGCTGGAGCATCCCGCGGTGCGCAGGTTCGCGGAACTGGTTCCGGTGGCGCTGCTGGCGGCGCTGATCGCGGTGCAGATGTTCACGGAGGAGGGCGGCCTGCGCTTCGACCCGGCACGCACCGCGGGACTGGGCGCCGCGGTCGTCGCACTGGTGCTGCGGGCGCCGTTCCTGGTCATCCTGGCCGCGGCGGCCGTCGTCACCGCGCTTGTCCGGCTCTTTTAGGGGTAGGCGCCGTGCATGTCCGATTCAGCGGTGATGGTCGGCGGGCGCTATCGGTTGCTCAGAACGATCGGCAGAGGCGGCATGGGCAAGGTGTGGCATGCCCACGACGAGGTGCTGGGCAGGGACGTGGCCGTCAAGGAGGTCCTGCCGCCCCCCGACCTGACGGGTCCCGAGCGCGAGGTGTTCGCCGTACGGACGTTCAGGGAGGCCAGGGCGGCGGGCCGGGTGGCGCACCCGGGCGTGGCCGCCGTGTACGACGTCCTTGAGGAAGGCGGCCACCCCTGGATCGTCATGCAGCTCGTGGACTCCCGCACTTTAGGAGATCTGGTCCGCGAGGAAGGCCCGATGTCCCCACTCGAGACCGCGAACATCGGGCTTCAGCTCCTGGAGGCGCTGCGCGCGGCCCACGCGGCGGGCGTGCTGCACCGTGACGTGAAGCCGGACAACGTGCTGCTCACCGAGGACGGCAGGGCGGTGCTCACCGACTTCGGCATCGCCACCACGGAGGACGAGGCCCCCGTGACCCGTACGGGCATCCTGATCGGCACCCCCGCCTTCATGGCGCCGGAACGCGCGGCCGGCGGGCAGGCGAGCCCCGCCTCGGACCTGTGGTCGCTGGGCATCACGCTCTACATGGCCGTCGAGGGCCACTCCCCCTTTCAGCGGGACAACGCCCTGGCCACGCTCAGCGCGGTCATGCACGCCGAATCGGCGCCGCTGGCCCGCGCGGGCGTGCTCGCCCCCGTGCTGCTCGGCCTGCTGCGCAAGAACCCGGCGGAGCGTATGTCGCTGGTGGAGGCCGAGCGGCGGCTGGCCGTGATCATCGCGGGCGGCACGACCGAGCAGACGGGTCCCGTCCCCATACCCGTGGCGGAGCCGCGATCGCGGCGGCGCGGGCTGCGAGTGGCCGCGATCGCCGGGAGCGCGCTGATCGTCGCCGTCGTCGCGGGCGGTGCGGCCTGGTGGTCGAACCGCGCGCAGGAACCGCCCCTGGACCAGAGCCCCGCTCCGGCCGTGGTGACCGCCGGCCCGTCCAGCTCCGGTCCCGAGCCGACCCGGGACCATGAGTCCACCCGTCCGACCCCCGCTGAGACCTCCTCCGCGTCGGCCCCTGAGAGGTCCCCTGGAACGGCTTCTGAGCCGGCCAACGGGCCTTCCGCTCCGCAGAGCTCCTCGCCGCCCACCAAGGAGCCGCGCAAGACGCCGACCGGCGATCGCAAGAGCCCCACCCACGAGCCGACGCCCACCGCGTCCAAGACCAAGGACGAGACCAAGAACGAGAAGAAGACCGAGAAGCCGAAGGAGAACAAGCAGACCCCGGCCCAGGCGCCGGGCGCGGTCGAGCCGTCGGACCAGGGCCGCAAGAAGGTCAAGAAGCGCCGCTGACGCGGGGCCGGTCAGGACTCGGCGCGGACGATGTCCAGCGCCTTCTGCAGGTCCTGCGGATAGTCCGTGCTGAACGACATCCACTCCCCCGTGGTCGGATGCTCGAACCCGAGCGCCACGGCGTGCAGCCACTGCCGCGTGATCCCCAGGCGGGCCGCCAGCGTCGGGTCGGCGCCGTACAGCAGGTCGCCGACGCAGGGGTGCCGCAGCGCCGCCATGTGCACCCGGATCTGGTGGGTACGCCCGGTCTCCAGCTTGATGTCCAGCAGCGAGGCCGCCCGGAACGCCTCGACGGTGTCGTAGTGGGTGACCGACGGCTTTCCGCCCGCCACCACCGCGAACCGCCCGTCCCCGGCGGGGTGGCGGTCGATGGGCGCGTCCACCGTGCCCCTGAACGGGTCGGGATGCCCCTGCACCAGCGCGTGGTAGCGCTTGTCGACCGTGCGTTCCTTGAAGGCCCGCTTGAGCCGGGAGTACGCCACCTCGCTCTTGGCCACCACCATCGCCCCCGTGGTGTTGGCGTCGAGCCGGTGCACGATGCCCTGCCGCTCGGCCGCCCCGCTGGTCGCGATGGTGTGACCGGCCCCGAGGAGCCCGCCGATCACGGTCGGCCCGGTCCAGCCGACGGTCGGGTGGGCGGCCACCCCGATCGGCTTGTTGACCACGACGATGTCGTCGTCCTCGTACACGACGGCCATGCCCGGCACCGGCTCGGCGACCGGCATCGGCGTGGTGACCGGCGGCGGCATCGTCACATCGAGCCACGCGCCCGCGTGCACCCGGTCCGACTTGGCCGGCTGCTGCCCGTCGACCAGCACCTCGCCCGCGACGATCAGCTCGGCCGCGCGCGTGCGGGAGAAGCCGAACAGGCGGGAGAGCGCCGCGTCGAGCCGCTCGCCCTCCAGGCCGTCGGGGACGGGAAGGCTGCGCTGCTCACTCATCCTTCGCCACCGTCCTTCGCCACTGCCTTGGACCCGTCGATCTGCACGTTGCGCCAGGCGAGGAGGACGGCCAGGATGCCGCCGCAGACGATGGCCGAGTCGGCGATGTTGAAGACGGGGAAGTAGTCGATGACGGGGAAATGCCCGGGGAGCACCTCGATGAAGTCGACGACGTGCCCCTGGAGCTGCGTGGAGCGCCCGAAGCCCGAGGGGTAGCGCAGCAGCCGGTCGGTGAGGTTGCCGACCGCCCCGCCGAGCAGCAGGCCGAGCGTGAGAGCCCAGGCCCGGCTGCCCAGCTTGCGGGCGGTGCGCACGATGGCCACGACCACACCCGCGGCGATGAAGGTGAAGACGAGGGTCATTCCGGTGCCCATGCTGAACGCGGCACCGGAATTGAAGATCACCCGGAACTGCAGCACGTCCGGGATGACGATGAGCGGCGCCCGGCCCTCGAGCGTGCGCAGCACCACCGTCTTGGTGATGACGTCGGCCGCGTAGATCACGGCCGCCAGCACGACGAGGACCGCGAAGAGGCGCCCGCGGGGGGTGCCCTCAGGCGCTGCTACCGGCGCTCCTCCTTCTGCTTGCAGGCCACGCACAGCGTCGCCCTCGGGAACGCCTGAAGGCGTTCCTTGCCGATCGGCTTGTGGCACGATTCGCACACTCCATAGGTCCCTGCGTCGATCCTGGCGATCGCACGTTCGTTCTGCGCGACCAGATCGCGCGCATTCAGGGTAAGGGCGATCTCGCGTTCGCGCTCGTACGTCTTGGCGCCGGCGTCCGCCTGGTCGTCGCCGGCTCCCTGGGTGACGTCTCCAGAGGCTATCTCCGTCTCGTGGCGGTGGATGTCCGCGTTGAGCTCGTCGATCTCGCTCTGGAGCATGCCGCGTACCTCGGCCAGCTCCTCTTCCGACCACATCGACGGTGTAGCGGTGGTCTGCGTGACTGCCGCCATGGCTGCCTCCATTGCTGATCAAGGCCGTAAATGGTGCGGGCAGCTTAGGATCCTCATAACGGAACGGCAAACGACCCGCCGGACGGTTTACCTCCCCCGTACTATCCCGCCTCGCGCATTCAACTCCTCCACAGGGGCGTCCATTCCCACATCTTTGTCGGTTGCGTACCGAGCGTGGCCGTTGGAGGGCCTCCGGACGGTGCGCCCCTGGAAACCAGGAAGCCTTCGCCTCCACTCTGCGTTATGGTTTGAGACTGCAAGGCGTTGATGGGGCCCGACTGTGAGGGATATCACCCCGGAGCCGCCGGAAGAACGGCTCGTGCGAGCTCATTAGACCCGGCAGCAGACCAAACGAAGAGGGCCTTTCCGCTGGAGAGGTCAAGAAGGGTGGTACCGCGGAGCCGCGTGGCTTCGTCCCTTCACGCTCAGCCCTGACGGCCGACGAAGCGTGGAGGTCACGCCCGAGATGTCTTCCCCAACGTTCCGCTCTCTTCCCGCGCAGGTCGACCTGCCCGCGCTCGAGCGCGAGGTCCTGGACCGCTGGCGGGACGGGAAGATCTTCGAGCGGTCCATCGAGCAGAACGCCGGCAACCCGTCCTGGGTCTTCTACGAGGGTCCGCCCACCGCGAACGGCCTGCCCGGCGTGCACCACGTCGAGGCGCGGGTGTTCAAGGACCTCTTCCCGCGCTACAAGTCCATGCGCGGATTCAGCGTTCCGCGTAAGGCCGGATGGGACTGCCACGGCCTCCCGGTCGAGGTCGGCGTCGAGCGCGAGCTGGGCCTGACCGGCAAGAAGGACATCGAGGAATATGGCATCGCCGAGTTCAACGCCAAGTGCCGCGAGTCGGTGCTGCGGCACGTGGACGCGTTCGAGCAGATGACCGAGCGCATGGGCTACTGGATCGACCTGTCCCAGGCGTACCGGACGATGGACCCGTCCTACATCGAGTCGGTGTGGTGGTCGCTGAAGGTCGTGTGGGACAAGGGGCTGCTGTTCCGCGACTTCCGCATCACGCCGTACTGCCCGCGCTGCGGCACGGGGCTGTCCGACCACGAGCTGGGCCAGCCCGGCGGCTACGAGAACGTCTCCAGCCCGTCGGTCTACGTCCGCATGCCGGTGACCTCCGGGCCGCTGGCCGAGCTGGGCGCCGCCCTGCTGGTGTGGACGACGACGCCGTGGACCCTCGTGTCCAACACGGCGGTCGCCGTGCACCCCGACGTGACCTACGTCGCGGCCCGCACGGCGGACGGCGAGGTCCTGGTGGTCGCCGAGCCGCTGCTGTCGGTCCTGGGCGAGGGCGCGACCGAGGTCGCCCGCTGCACGGGGCGTGAGCTGGAGCACACCACCTACTCCCGCCCGTTCGACCTGGTCGACATCCCCGGCGCCCACTACGTCGTGCTCGGCGACTACGTCACGGTCGAGGACGGCACCGGCCTGGTCCACCAGGCCCCGGCGTTCGGCGCCGACGACCTGGCCGTGATCAAGCGGTACGACATGCCCGTCGTCAACCCGATCGGCCCCGACGGCCGCTTCCTCGACGACGTGCCCATGGTCGGCGGCCGGTTCTTCAAGGACGCCGACGAGGAGCTGACCGAGGACCTGCGCGCCCGCGGGCTGCTCTACCGCGGCGGCCACTTCGAGCACGCCTACCCCCACTGCTGGCGCTGCCACACCGCGCTGCTCTACTACGCCCTCCCGTCCTGGTACATCCGCACCACGTCGGTCAAGGACAAGATGCTGGCGGAGAACGCCGACACCAGCTGGTACCCCGAGACGATCAAGTGGGGCCGGTTCGGCGAGTGGCTGCGCAACAACGTCGACTGGTCGCTGTCGCGCTCGCGCTACTGGGGCACGCCGCTGCCGCTGTGGGTGTGCTCCGAGGACGAGTCCCACGTGACGTGCGTCGGCTCGCTGGAGGAGCTGGGCACCCTGGCAGGGCAGGACATCTCGGCGCTCGACCCGCACCGCCCGTACGTCGACGACGTGACCTTCGACTGCCCCTCGTGCGGCGCCCTGGCCCGCCGCGTGCCCGACGTCATCGACGCCTGGTACGACTCCGGCTCCATGCCGTTCGCCCAGTGGGGCGAGCGCGGCAAGCCCGAGGGCCTCTACCCGGCGCAGTTCATCTGCGAGGCCACCGACCAGACGCGCGGCTGGTTCTACTCGCTGATGGCCGTCGGCACGCTCGTCTTCGGCAAGTCCTCGTACGAGAACGTGCTCTGCCTGGGCCTGATCCTGGCCGAGGACGGCCGCAAGATGAGCAAGCACCTGGGCAACATCCTCGAGCCGATCCCGCTGATGGACCAGCACGGGGCCGACGCGCTGCGCTGGTTCATGGCCTGCTCGGGCTCGCCCTGGGCGGCTCGCCGGGTGGGGCACAACGCGCTGGAGGAGATCGTCCGCAAGGTCCTGCTGACGCTCTGGAACACCTCGTCGTTCTTCACCCTCTACGCCAACGCCGAGTCCTGGTCGCCGTCCATGCTCGCGGAGGCCACGCCGGCCGCCGAGCGCCCGCTGCTCGACCGCTGGGTGCTGGCCGAGCTGCACAGGACGGTGGCCGAGGTCACGGCGTCCTTGGACGAGTACGACACCCAGCGCGCCGGCCGCCGCCTGGCCGACTTCCTCGACGACCTGTCCAACTGGTACGTGCGCCGCTCGCGCCGCCGGTTCTGGCAGGGGTCGCGAGAGGCGTTCGCGACGCTGTACGAGTGCCTGGAGACGGTGACGCGGCTGATGGCGCCCATCGCGCCGTTCATCACCGACTACCTCTGGGACGTGCTGCGCTCCCCCGAGGCGCCCTCCTCGGTGCACCTGGCCTCCTGGCCCACGGTCCGCGAGGACCTGCTCGACCCGGTGCTGTCCGACCGGATGGCCCTGGTACGGCGCCTGGTCGAGCTGGGCCGCTCGGCCCGCGCCTCGTCGGGCGTCAAGACCCGCCAGCCGCTCCGCAGGGCCCTGGTGGGGGCGCACGGCTGGCCGTCGCTGCCCGGCGAGCTCCGGGGCCTGGTGGCGGACGAGCTGAACGTCCACGCGCTCGAGGACATGTCCGGGTTCAGCGCCGATCTCGTGTCCTACTCCGTCAAGCCCAATTTCCGGGCCCTGGGCAAGCGCTTCGGCTCCCAGACCAAGCTGGTGGCCGCCGCGGTCTCGGCCGCCGACCCCGCCCGCGTGGCCCGGGCTCTCCGCTCGGGCTCCACGGTCATGGTGGAGGCCGACGAGCTCGGCGAGATCATGCTCGGCCCCGACGACGTGATCGTCAACGAGCAGCCCCGTGCGGGCTGGGCGGTGGAGACGGGCGCGATCGGCACCGGCACGGGCGAGACGGTGGCCCTGGACCTGGAGCTCACCGACGACCTGCGCCGCGCCGGCCTCCTGCGCGAGGTCATCCGCCTGGTCCAGGACGCCCGCAAGTCGACCGGTCTGTCGATCACCGACCGCATCGACCTGTGGTGGACCACGTCCTCCCCTGACCTCGCCGCCGCCCTGCGTACCGAGGGGCACGTGGTGGCGGAGGAGGTCCTGGCGACCACGGTCACGGAGGGCACGGCCCCGGACCTGCCGTCCCACACGGACGAGGACCTGTCGCTGACCTTCCAGCTCCGCCGCGCCTGAAACGGCGCGGCGGGGCTCGGCGGTTCGGCTGTGCGGCCGGCGCCAGGACACATCACCGGGGGATGAACACATTGTCAAGGAAATCGCTCACCATGCTGCGCGGCGCGGTAGAGCGCGCTGTCGCCGACCAGGACTACTCGCTCGTCCGCAGTGCGGCGCTGGCCGAACGCGCCCGCCGCCTGGCCGGCACCCTGAGGAACGACCGGCCTGACGTCGAGTCCCTTTTCATCGTGGCGCACTTCATGGGGCTCCGCTACGCCGAGCTCGGCCCGGAGGGCCGTGGTGAGCGGGACATCGCGCTCGAGTTATTCGCCCGCTGCCTGATCCATGGCGAC
This genomic interval from Nonomuraea helvata contains the following:
- a CDS encoding AzlD domain-containing protein yields the protein MTLWWAIAALCAGCYALKLAGLAAPRRMLEHPAVRRFAELVPVALLAALIAVQMFTEEGGLRFDPARTAGLGAAVVALVLRAPFLVILAAAAVVTALVRLF
- a CDS encoding RluA family pseudouridine synthase, whose translation is MSEQRSLPVPDGLEGERLDAALSRLFGFSRTRAAELIVAGEVLVDGQQPAKSDRVHAGAWLDVTMPPPVTTPMPVAEPVPGMAVVYEDDDIVVVNKPIGVAAHPTVGWTGPTVIGGLLGAGHTIATSGAAERQGIVHRLDANTTGAMVVAKSEVAYSRLKRAFKERTVDKRYHALVQGHPDPFRGTVDAPIDRHPAGDGRFAVVAGGKPSVTHYDTVEAFRAASLLDIKLETGRTHQIRVHMAALRHPCVGDLLYGADPTLAARLGITRQWLHAVALGFEHPTTGEWMSFSTDYPQDLQKALDIVRAES
- a CDS encoding TraR/DksA family transcriptional regulator, producing MEAAMAAVTQTTATPSMWSEEELAEVRGMLQSEIDELNADIHRHETEIASGDVTQGAGDDQADAGAKTYEREREIALTLNARDLVAQNERAIARIDAGTYGVCESCHKPIGKERLQAFPRATLCVACKQKEERR
- a CDS encoding serine/threonine-protein kinase, which translates into the protein MSDSAVMVGGRYRLLRTIGRGGMGKVWHAHDEVLGRDVAVKEVLPPPDLTGPEREVFAVRTFREARAAGRVAHPGVAAVYDVLEEGGHPWIVMQLVDSRTLGDLVREEGPMSPLETANIGLQLLEALRAAHAAGVLHRDVKPDNVLLTEDGRAVLTDFGIATTEDEAPVTRTGILIGTPAFMAPERAAGGQASPASDLWSLGITLYMAVEGHSPFQRDNALATLSAVMHAESAPLARAGVLAPVLLGLLRKNPAERMSLVEAERRLAVIIAGGTTEQTGPVPIPVAEPRSRRRGLRVAAIAGSALIVAVVAGGAAWWSNRAQEPPLDQSPAPAVVTAGPSSSGPEPTRDHESTRPTPAETSSASAPERSPGTASEPANGPSAPQSSSPPTKEPRKTPTGDRKSPTHEPTPTASKTKDETKNEKKTEKPKENKQTPAQAPGAVEPSDQGRKKVKKRR
- the lspA gene encoding signal peptidase II — its product is MLAAVIYAADVITKTVVLRTLEGRAPLIVIPDVLQFRVIFNSGAAFSMGTGMTLVFTFIAAGVVVAIVRTARKLGSRAWALTLGLLLGGAVGNLTDRLLRYPSGFGRSTQLQGHVVDFIEVLPGHFPVIDYFPVFNIADSAIVCGGILAVLLAWRNVQIDGSKAVAKDGGEG